The window ATAGCTAGCCCATCAAATTGGTGGCATTATTACATACATTGACAaaaatcttgaattttctctcgtagatttttctttgttagaGCTGGAATGATGGGTTGGCTACTTATTAATCTATCAGTTCTTGCTAGAAGTGTTTTGAACGCCACCTTGAGCCAATCGATGATCCTCTACCAGACATTTTGTGCGGTAACTGATACTTCAAagaattcattcatttttgttatatttggaaGGCACCaaataatagaatatttgGTCTAAAATGTTAATTCAGATATATGTCCTGGACTACTTTGTTCACGAGGAGTATATGACCTCCACGTAAGTACATTTTCAGATCCTTCTTTCCTATTGTAATGCTTTTGGAGAATGCTCCTTTCCAATATAAGAGCAAGTAGAGCTAATATCGGTGAGTTTCATGTTTGATTGTCATGTATCACTGACTCTTGATAGTCACGTATCGTTGGCTCTTGATTGTATAAGAGCCAAAGTTCTTGAACGCAAATAAGACGCCAATTGCAAGTAATGGACAAACCCTCACCAATCCCTTGGGCACCAGGGAAACAAAAAAGTGAATGGCATCCTTAAAAATTTCCTAGTGTTCTAAGGACTGAAGTATGTTCCCGCACTaggatattttttcttattgaatcTCGGTCATGTTTAAATCTCTGAATCCTTGTCCATATAAGCCAATTTCTCATACCTTGAGTAGCCTAATGGGTTACTTGGAGACAGTCGTGAGTCTAGTTCTGCACTTCACCAACACGCTAATCAAAGAGTGAAATATAATACCAAAAACATGTTATTTCAAAAGACTAGTTTCTGTTAAGCAATAAACTATACCTCTTCTTGAATGTTGGAAGTAGTTTCTGTTCGATTTTGTGCCCTCATGAATTTGTAATTGTGTCTGCACATGAATCGTGCTCGTTATGTATTTTAAGCATGGAACAATGCATCATTCTTTGCGATTTGTGCATTTAGACGGAATTTTAGTGGATGGTTTATCTTTTGTAGATGGGACATAATTGCTGAGAGATTAGGATTCATGCTGGTATTTGGAGATCTTGTTTGGATTCCTTTTACCTTTAGCATTCAGGTAAGTAAGGaagtagtttttttcttccatcatTTCATGTTGTAATCCAAGTTACCCATCAATGCTTAAGATTTAAGACCTCACCCTTATGATTTTGGATTGTCTTGCACATTTGACTACCATAAACTCTGAAACATTGTCGTCATTCTTCAACTTATCTTTTAGAGCGTAATGCAGCTATGTTTCCTTTTCTATATGCACATTGGTAAGCATAGTAATTTATTTACCTATTTGTCCAGTGATGTACACAACCTTTGAAAGACATGGCTTCTATAAGAGATTCTATAAAAGGTTGTTTGTGTTGCTCTTGTTATAGGGTTGGTGGCTTTTGACAAACAAGGTGGAGCTAACAACAGCTGCTACCATTGCTAATtgcttagtttttttaattgggTAGCTACCATGACACGAACTTATAATTGACACTTTCTCCACTCGGTTATAAGGTTTGCTGAATGTGTGTTTTTTGTGTACTAATTTGGGCAGATATCTTGTGTTTAGAGGATCTAACAAGCAAAAACACatgtttaaaaagaacaacaaagcGCTTATATGGGGTAAGCCTCCGAAAGTTGTTGGAGGAAAGTTGCTTGCTTCTGGTTATTGGTAAGATTATCATCTATTTAGTCTACTTGTTACCATGTGCATAGCATCCATTCAGTTGAAACTTCAATTTCTCTAGGAATGCTTCTTTTAAAAActgaaagaatacaaagaaATCATTAGGATGATCACCAAATGCATACATCTCACAAAGACTGAATAAGAAAGAGGAACAAGAGACAAGAATGTTACCAAAACCTTGTAATTTTTCAATCTTCAAATATGAACCTCGTTGAGATCCTATTGGGTATTGTTTGGACATAGTTTCCTAATACTTGTTCTTGAGTAGGGGAATTGCACGGCACTGCAATTACCTTGGAGACTTGTTGCTTGCACTTTCTTTCAGCTTGCCATGTGGGATAAGGTAATTCTTTGGTACCTCTGTCTTTGCAGccaaagaaaaactaaaaccaaacCCATGAAGAGAAATCTCCCTTCTTTTTTGCAGCTCTCCAGTTCCATATTTTTATCCCATGTATCTTCTCATTCTGCTAATATGGAGAGAGAGACGAGACGAAGCTCGTTGTGCCGAGAAATATAAAGATATTTGGGCAGAGTACACCAAACTCGTCCCTTGGAGAATATTGCCTTATGTTTATTAGCATCAAGATGTGGTTACGTGCACAAATATGTAACACTTGTCGTTGAGACGTTAGTCTTCTTGTCTGGTacctctcttcttctccaagacacaattttcatatgttttcCATGTTCATGGATTCTCTGCATTTTGTGAGGTCtgtttagttatttattgtcTTCTCATTTTGTGTCAACTTGGCCAACCCAACACTTTATCTTCTACaattcatagaaaattttggggaaattattatcaatataaatatgctctccttttttcttcttctttccctcCTCCCTTTATCTGTTGACTGTCTTAGTTGTGatgaaaattaatagaatcaaCTCGTAACATTTCAATCTTAGCATTAGTTAGGTATATTCTCAATCAAGAAGCAAGAGATTTGAATACTAGAAAGATGATTCGATATTCGATATTTGATAGTTTAAAGAgtgttatatttgtttaaagtAACAAGGTTAGTactatatatcaatattttaaaggtTTCAAATATTGAGTATATGTTGTAAATCTATGAAAAATGGGAATGTAAACAATTATCAATTGAAAATGAGAGTGAAACATTTCAAAgttactatatttaatttgctGATGTAAATTTGATGATAGACTTTTGATGGCATAGCAAGTGATAAATAGAGGTctatttgaaatgttcaaataaatgcaaaatgatgtttttttaccaaaaagggaaacaaaaaatatatatcataattattatgaatTGCATTTCAAGGAATTTATtccttcaaagaaaaattatgagtGGAAATTTTAATCAATGACAGGGATTCTCTGTCTTCCAAAAAGCAAAAGGCTGCATTGATTCCTTCCTTGAAATGCTTCCAACTtccatccatccatccatccatccatcactctttttcttctttttgttatattcaaatttcattttacacaattgaataaataaaataatattttaaaataatgtaatagtgttttcttttttaataaaagaacaaaataatgcCTAATTATgcagattttaaattttgaagtcaGGATactttaaacttatttttaattttataaaattcaaagctCACATatccaattaaattaatagattaCAAATCATATAACAtcaatttcatataaaaatgatttattctTAATAACGTAATCACTTTTATCATAGTGTGTTCATCAggttttttttcactttctgaAAGTTTTGGTGACATTCAAATAGAATTCAATACCAAAAACACCCATCGTTTCATTTGATTGttgtcattttcttctatatCAAGTGTTGTTCGTGTGGCTAATACAAATGCTTTAAACCAACCAACATACATGCACAATAAACCCACCTATTAAACAACACTAAACTCCATGATGTCGTAGCTcgttctattattattattttgcatattccACTCTTTCATTCTACTAATATGAAAACATACTGTAATTTCACTGCAGGTATGAAATGAGTAATTTATTCACCTCCAATCAAATGGTTACATGCATAAAActctaaatatatttaaggTTTTTAAGTTGACTTCTCCATTGAGTGTGGAAAATTCCaaagtataaaaaatgttcCAATTAGAATCCAACTTccttgtattaaaaaaattaaattacaccAGAGATCTTCAACCTAAtaactcaatttaattttaactcaaCTCAATTTACCATTTCAAATGTCaacttaaatcaaattaactctagattttaaaattcaaattcatgaTTAAGctcaaaacaattttctatttcaaacatcaatttataattaaaaaatgtttttaaattaattaacaaaattattaaaaatatatttaaatataacaaaatatcacaatattaataattaaaataaaataagttaactCGGAAGTTTCTtagaaaaatctttaaatCGTTATAAGAAGGTAGTTTGTGGGTCCCACGAATCCATTTAGTAAAAGaagatattattttagtaattcttcttttttttttctttttcctttttggtttGTAGGACACAAAAAGGTCTTTATAATTTTGCGTGTCCTATCTTATCCAAATTACATGCCCACATCTTATACTAAAATATCATGTGaatcaaatcatatttaatgcTTCTCAgacaaaaatacatataatattacaaaccatatattaattttctatctaaataaatacatcttaatataattctaaatatttttaacagttcttttttttaaaataaaagataagagAAGTATTTAATaagtttgattcaatttttaaatcattacttttctttttaaaagttaggcaatttgtctttttaaatCACCCTCTCTCAATCattcattttaacttttgcATCAATTTCATACcctatatattaattgatgaTTCATTAAACACATGAAAacatactttttcttttttttaacaaatatttgaagtaaGAAAAATACTTATCAAACCAAGAACCAACATGAGTATAACTCAACTGACACATGTATGTTGATATGAATAAGAAGTCTTGAGTTCAAATCCTCACTCtaacatttattacaatacctttgcaaaaaaaaaaaattatctttaattttaacatttaaattgataaaggTGATTCAATTTTATTCGCATTATATATCTTTACCTAAAAAATCGTATTATCATTTAGTTCAATTGagacaagaaaaaatataaccTAAAGTGactcaatttaatattttatgaaagaaccaaaactaaagtttaatacttaaaaagttaattaattgaacTTACATAAATTCAATTGTAACCCAAAAAAATCTAGATCCAATTTGATAAGTTAACACatccataaaaaagaaaagggataTCAACCTATCTACTCATGTTCTTGAGGTTTAAATGTGACTGGAAAATGAGAAAGTAAAAGTGCAAGAAATATATCACATGTGTAATGAATAATGGTAAATTAAGGTTAATAACATTCTTGTCTCAACACATCTATAAAAActtgttaaaattttgaaatgtggaataatttagttttcaataaataaataacaatttaatttatatggacctatcataaataataaataaaatttggtgATGTGtaaatattatgttatttaaaataatttctttatacTACGAGTGTTTAGATTATCTAtcgaaaaaaatgttttttaaaaatacattcaaaatttaaacacttacATTTGGctagaattttttaaagtatatttcaaatttagttagaagtgttttctttaaaatggaTCAAcatcattttgtaaaaatgcACCTTGAAAATTGACTGaactcttcactttttttagaataatttatttttcaaatttaaacacttcaaaagATAATCTGAACACTAAATTGAgctatttataaaagtttatattttattaatgatcgACATCTATCCTTaatagaatacaaaattttgttatatgaaatcaatatttttaacaattttgcgTTTACAATCATTTTGATGCTAAGTCACCAGTGACAAAATCCtataaaacttaataaaaaagaattaaacatAGAAGTCAATGCTATCCTATGTTATTATGTAATAAAAGTTAGGacattaaactttaataaatttcaaaataaaagaattgattGATTATAAAATAGAGACTAAATTATAAGTATCTATTATTACATGAGTAAAAAAACTAACTCATGGTTTAGTTCCACACTCACTCTTCAACCATAATAATTATCAACCCAACTTTTAAACTCAccaaaaaaaagtgtttattaACCTAATTTAACAACCCTGGTGGATTTTTGGCAGATAAGACAAAGAGGTGTGGCCAATGCAACGAGAGGGTCGAAAAATTAAAGGCGGCCATGCAGTGTCCTTTGTTATCTAACTACACGTGTCCATCATGAACAAGAGAAGCACGCAGTTTGTGGTGATCTGTAGGGTCAAGTTATCACATCTTCAAGAAGAGAGGGAggaattgaattaaaatgtaaaatagattaaaagaaGGATAAATTATAAGATTCCCTCGGGGTCAAGACTAACGGAGGAGGTATTCACGGACGGCATGGCACCGTTAGCTGATGAAACgggtttgttttgtttggcCGCCGTGTTCAACCAGGTTGCCGTTAAATACTACGGTTAACACGCTCTCCCCCCAATTCCTCAAAAAAgtttaacataaaaaatttctttattttctgttaattttatttcggtaaaatgtgttttaactaattaaagaTTATGTCTGAAAGAAAAGTttggaaattaatttgtttttggtgaTTTTAAAGGtaataaatgaacaaaaatatttagtaaatattttaactctgttgtttacaataatttttaaaaaatttatcatttttattataaatttaaaactaaaaaagataaattaaaaaattaaaaaagaaagtaaaaataattatcaaacaatttatattttagtggatgaaattttaaaaataaactttgataGTTGAGTTACTTCTAACGAAAATATGACGTAGATATAATAGTCACATgtataaagatatttttaaaaaatatataatatttaaatgtatcTTAAGTTACactcatcttttaaaaaatttcagtTGTGGTAGTTAAAGTACATGCAGGCCATGCATGCACTCAAGTATCgctcaaaattaaaatcttcttcctttttaaccACTTTCTCATTCCCTTCCCCTCCCCGAGCAAGGTTTGCAGGTGCCACGTCCATTTTCAATGAACATCTCCACCACCGCCGTCGTCCTCTTTTCTCTTCACTCCCCCTCGCTCTTTTCCCATCCATTTTCAATTCTGtccatctctctttcttccttctattaatttttctttttcctcttagAAAAAATCACTTCAAGTCATCATCTTCTCTTCACTTATGCCAGTTATCCCAAATCCAGAACAACGGGGGATCTAAATGATTCTTCAAAAAATAGGCCTTTTTGTTGATTAGAAGGCATACAACAAAGTTTAGGAGGAAGGTGTGGAAACAATGATACAGTTCGCCGGACCGAGGTGGCGGCAATATAATCCGACAACAGAGGAAATGAGATAAGGGAAAAAGAGTATTAGGGAGGGTTGAAGAAAGATAGAGATTTATTGGCCTTCCGGTGAGTGGTAACAACTCAGATCTTGCCGACATTGACTCAGTCCTCCGGTAACTATTCCCCTGAAATTATGCTAATTTTTcagcttaattaattttgtgatgGAAGGGAAGGGGATAATTTTATGGCTtgttagggttttttttccatcttccTCTTCTATTCCAATGATCATTGAAGCTAAAGACTGGGTTGTTCTCTACTTTCATCTACTTTCCCCCATTTTTGAAAGCTGGGTGTTTATGCTGCCATGAAAGAGCAGCAGGGTTTTACAAGGGAGATCTTTAATTCAGATGGGCTTTTAATTGTTGAGTATAATTTTGTACTAAATTTCAGCTACGATCTGTTTGAGCTGAAacataaaactagttttttttcctctttttttggggggggcGAGTGGGGGTTTCACAGATACTCCatgaattttctaaatttatcgCGTTTTCTCACCGTGAACAGAGAATTAGATTAAGAAACGAAGGCGTACCTTTGCAAGGAAAGGAAGCTGGGATTTCTGGAACAAGAGGGCAAAAATCGGCTCTTCTGCTTGAGTGGTGGAAACCAATCAAATGGATTCCGGCCAACCTGAGGGAAATAAGGCCGATGTCCAAGGTAGTTCTTGGATTCCAGCGACACCCATGAAGCCCATTCTACCAAAACCGCCGCTGCAGCCACTGATCTATGCAAGGATGGACCGGAATCAGCCACGACCATACTGGTTGGGACCAGAGAGACTGTTCTCAAATTCTGACAAGGAGGCTGAGACTAGCAGTGGAGTTGCATGTTACGGTGGAGCTAATTCCATGACAGCTAATGGTTCTAACGACTGGGAAGCAGCTCAGGCTAGGCAGTTTCAAGTGGCCTGTAACGATAATGGAACAGTGACGATACATTCCATGGATGCACTAGGCGGCATTCCATTTTTGCAGCTAATGGCTTTGGCAGATGCGGCTTCTATTGTGGGTGCTGATGCTGCATTGGGTGGAAATGCAAGCGACTTGTTCGATTCTGGCTCCAGCTATCAAATTGAATTGGAGTCTAGCTCTATGAAGGATCGTCTCAGTGGCAGCTGCATACCTGAAGCAAAAGAGTGTAAGTCCagctaatttaaataaagttaattgCACTTTAGATTCTTAAATGTGGTATAATTGATAATGCTCTATTAACATTTAGTGCAAGAATCGTTAGAAAAAATACGAGCTGATGTGTTAAAAGCAGCACTATAGTATTAAAAGTATTGCTCTTTGGGGAAATTGAGACAATCTAATAGAAAAGGGAATTAGTACGAGAAAACTGATTGAAAATGGAGAATTATTCATGGCTTTATTTCCCATTTTTGTTTCCTGTGAAGTTCTGGCTTTATTTTTTGGCTGCTGCCACAtgctttaattagtttaatatttcttCTGCCTACGTtatgtgaagaaaaaagttctaATGGGTTCCTATAATAACTAATGTGACAAATCTCTTGAAGTCCATCGTTGTTGACATCCATTGTTCTGAAATTATTTCCAAATTTACAGATGAAACATCTGACCATGGCAGCCAGCATGCCCATGACC of the Cucumis sativus cultivar 9930 chromosome 3, Cucumber_9930_V3, whole genome shotgun sequence genome contains:
- the LOC101207322 gene encoding delta(14)-sterol reductase isoform X1, translating into MDLGFLLQASIPSWEAVAILFIFFFYLAIAGSVLPGRVIPGVILSDRSRLQYRCNGLLSLLVLVALLGVGVKMNYISPTAIADRGLELLSATFWFSVLATFLLCVAGYSSSSQSASLKPHITRNFIHDWWFGMQLNPHFLGIDLKFFFVRAGMMGWLLINLSVLARSVLNATLSQSMILYQTFCAIYVLDYFVHEEYMTSTWDIIAERLGFMLVFGDLVWIPFTFSIQGWWLLTNKVELTTAATIANCLVFLIGYLVFRGSNKQKHMFKKNNKALIWGKPPKVVGGKLLASGYWGIARHCNYLGDLLLALSFSLPCGISSPVPYFYPMYLLILLIWRERRDEARCAEKYKDIWAEYTKLVPWRILPYVY
- the LOC101207322 gene encoding delta(14)-sterol reductase isoform X2 translates to MNYISPTAIADRGLELLSATFWFSVLATFLLCVAGYSSSSQSASLKPHITRNFIHDWWFGMQLNPHFLGIDLKFFFVRAGMMGWLLINLSVLARSVLNATLSQSMILYQTFCAIYVLDYFVHEEYMTSTWDIIAERLGFMLVFGDLVWIPFTFSIQGWWLLTNKVELTTAATIANCLVFLIGYLVFRGSNKQKHMFKKNNKALIWGKPPKVVGGKLLASGYWGIARHCNYLGDLLLALSFSLPCGISSPVPYFYPMYLLILLIWRERRDEARCAEKYKDIWAEYTKLVPWRILPYVY